One region of Gossypium raimondii isolate GPD5lz chromosome 6, ASM2569854v1, whole genome shotgun sequence genomic DNA includes:
- the LOC105774747 gene encoding pectinesterase, whose amino-acid sequence MTTPHQPLLDRSKTSYTRILLLILTLVAIMCSAALVSVRLVRFSSSGTALPYRFCERAVDKKSCSVLLSEMASNTTLKMKDAGDVLQAFLEQSKVRMQNAMNVAKKFKHRVNNPGEQAALADCMELMESSMDRIMDSIVAVEKQDAISYSNAHTWLSSVLTNHVTCLDGLEGSARTLMEPGFNDLISRARTSLAIFVSFSPRKTKLIDPLIDRFPSWVSNKDRKLLQSLPNEIKANVVVAKDGSGKYKTLGEAVAAAPDKSKTRYIIYVKKGTYKENVEIGKNKKNLMIVGDGMKSTIITGSLNVIDGSTTFRSATVAAVGDGFMAQDIWFQNTAGPQKHQAVALRVGADQSVLNRCQIDGYQDTLYTHSNRQFYRDSEITGTVDFIFGDAAVVFQNCKLVVRKPMDKQSNMVTAQGRIDPNQNTGTSIQSCNIIASSDLEPVKGSFKSYLGRPWKEYSRTVVMQSHIGDHIDPSGWSVWNGDFALKTLYYGEYVNKGPGAGTSKRVKWPGYHVITSAEEAKKFTVAGLIQGGSWLKPTGVIFTEGL is encoded by the exons ATGACCACTCCCCATCAGCCTCTATTAGACAGATCCAAAACCTCTTATACCAGGATTCTCCTCCTAATTTTAACCTTGGTTGCTATAATGTGCTCAGCTGCTTTGGTTAGTGTTCGTTTAGTTAGATTTAGCTCATCTGGTACTGCTCTCCCATATCGGTTTTGTGAGAGAGCTGTTGACAAGAAATCATGTTCAGTTTTGCTGTCAGAAATGGCATCAAATACGACCTTGAAAATGAAGGATGCTGGTGATGTACTGCAAGCCTTCTTAGAGCAATCCAAAGTTCGTATGCAAAATGCCATGAATGTGGCCAAGAAGTTCAAGCATCGGGTCAACAATCCTGGAGAGCAAGCAGCTTTGGCTGATTGCATGGAGTTAATGGAGTCATCCATGGATAGGATCATGGATTCCATAGTGGCTGTTGAAAAACAAGATGCCATATCCTATTCAAATGCTCACACATGGCTAAGTAGTGTACTCACTAACCATGTCACATGCTTGGATGGCCTGGAAGGGTCAGCTCGGACCCTTATGGAGCCAGGGTTCAATGACCTGATATCAAGGGCAAGAACTTCACTGgccatttttgtttctttttctccaAGGAAAACTAAACTTATTGATCCATTGATTGATAGATTCCCATCATGGGTCAGCAACAAGGATCGGAAGCTGTTACAATCTTTGCCTAATGAAATCAAGGCCAATGTTGTGGTGGCCAAAGATGGAAGTGGCAAGTACAAGACATTAGGGGAAGCTGTTGCAGCAGCACCAGATAAAAGCAAGACCAGGTACATAATCTATGTGAAGAAAGGTACTTACAAAGAAAATGTTGAGATAGGAAAGAACAAGAAGAATTTGATGATTGTTGGTGATGGCATGAAATCGACCATTATCACCGGCAGCCTGAATGTTATTGATGGATCTACCACCTTCAGATCAGCCACTGTTG CGGCTGTTGGTGATGGGTTTATGGCCCAAGACATCTGGTTCCAAAATACAGCAGGGCCACAAAAGCATCAAGCAGTGGCCCTTCGTGTCGGAGCCGATCAATCGGTTTTAAACCGGTGCCAGATTGATGGCTACCAAGACACACTTTACACCCACTCCAACCGCCAATTCTACAGAGATTCCGAAATTACTGGCACAGTGGACTTCATATTTGGTGATGCAGCAGTGGTGTTCCAGAATTGCAAACTGGTGGTCCGGAAGCCGATGGACAAGCAATCAAACATGGTTACAGCCCAAGGCAGAATAGACCCGAACCAAAACACGGGTACTTCAATCCAAAGCTGTAATATAATAGCAAGTTCTGATCTTGAGCCAGTGAAAGGGTCCTTCAAGTCATATTTGGGGCGTCCCTGGAAAGAGTATTCAAGAACTGTTGTTATGCAATCACACATTGGTGACCATATTGACCCATCAGGGTGGTCAGTTTGGAACGGGGATTTCGCATTGAAGACACTGTACTATGGGGAGTACGTGAACAAGGGACCTGGAGCTGGAACTAGCAAGCGAGTGAAATGGCCTGGCTATCATGTCATTACCAGTGCAGAAGAGGCCAAGAAATTCACTGTGGCTGGGCTTATACAAGGAGGATCATGGTTGAAACCTACTGGAGTCATATTTACTGAAGGGCTGTAA